A genome region from Manis javanica isolate MJ-LG chromosome 3, MJ_LKY, whole genome shotgun sequence includes the following:
- the LOC108406587 gene encoding olfactory receptor 5K1-like produces the protein MVPLSTDTVDMTEVNHSLTNDFILRGFTDHPELKTILFVVFLTIYLITMVGNLGLVALIYMERHLHTPMYIFLGNLALMDSFCSCAITPKMLENFLSKDRMISLKECMAQFYFLCLAESADCFLLAAMAYDRYVAICRPLQYHTMMSKKLCIQMTAGAYIAGNLHSMIHVGFLFRLTFCGSHQINHFFCDVLPLIRLSCVDPFINELMLFIFAGSVSVFSFIIIVISYLCILSMIFQMKSKDGRGKALSTCASHFLSVSIFYGSLFSMYIRPNSIREGDKDMPIGVFYTVVIPLLNPFIYSLRNKQVISVMTKTMKQTSKCYETNISCGN, from the coding sequence atggttcctttatcaaCAGACACGGTGGATATGACTGAGGTAAACCACTCCTTGACAAATGACTTTATCCTCAGAGGATTTACAGATCACCCAGAGCTAAAGACCATTCTGTTCGTGGTGTTCCTTACCATCTATCTGATCACCATGGTGGGGAATCTTGGCCTGGTGGCATTGATTTACATGGAGCGTCATCTTCACACGCCAATGTACATCTTTCTAGGTAACCTTGCACTGATGGATTCCTTTTGTTCCTGTGCCATTACCCCAAAGATGTTAGAGAACTTCCTTTCTAAGGACAGAATGATTTCCCTCAAGGAATGCATGGCACAGTTttactttctctgccttgctgaaAGTGCAGATTGCTTTCTCCTGGCtgcaatggcctatgaccgctacgtggccatatGTAGGCCACTGCAATACCACACCATGATGTCAAAGAAACTCTGCATTCAGATGACCGCAGGGGCCTACATAGCTGGAAACCTGCATTCCATGATTCATGTAGGGTTTCTGTTTAGGTTAACTTTCTGTGGGTCTCACCAAATCAATCATTTCTTTTGTGATGTTCTTCCATTAATCAGACTCTCTTGTGTTGATCCTTTCATCAATGAACTGATGCTATTTATCTTCGCAGGGTCAGTTTCAGTCTTCTCTTTCATCATAATTGTAATCTCTTATCTCTGCATCCTTTCCATGATCTtccaaatgaaatccaaagacGGAAGAGGCAAAGCCTTATCTACTTGTGCATCccactttctctctgtctcaatATTCtatggttctcttttctccatgtacATTCGACCAAATTCAATTAGAGAAGGAGATAAAGATATGCCCATTGGTGTTTTTTACACTGTAGTGATTCCTTTATTAAATCCTTTTATTTATAGTCTAAGAAATAAGCAAGTAATAAGTGTTATGACAAAAACTATGAAGCAAACTTCAAAATGTTATGAAACAAATATCTCCTGTGGAAATTGA
- the LOC140848168 gene encoding olfactory receptor 5K3-like, producing MIEENHSLTNEFILIGFTDHPELKTILFMVFLTIYLITMVGNLGLVALIYMERCLHTPMYIFLGNLALMDSCCSCAITPKMLGNFFSKDRMISLRECMAQFYFLCLAETTGFFLLAAMAYDRCVAICRPLQYHTMMSKKLCLQMITGAYITGNMHAMIQVGFLFRLTFCRSHQINHFFCDVLPLYRLSCVDPYINELMIFIFSGSFQILTMTIVIISYIFILFTVFLMKSKEGRGKALSTCASHFLSVSIFYGSLFSMYIRPSSVKEGDKDILISVFYTLVIPLLNPFIYSLRNKVVINVMKKIIKKIS from the coding sequence ATGATTGAGGAAAACCACTCCTTGACAAATGAATTTATTCTCATAGGATTTACAGATCACCCAGAGCTAAAGACCATTCTGTTCATGGTGTTCCTTACCATCTATCTGATCACCATGGTGGGGAATCTCGGCCTGGTGGCATTGATTTACATGGAGCGTTGTCTTCACACGCCAATGTACATCTTTCTAGGTAACCTTGCACTTATGGATTCCTGTTGTTCCTGTGCCATTACCCCCAAGATGTTAGGGAACTTCTTTTCTAAGGACAGAATGATTTCCCTCAGGGAATGCATGGCACAGTTttactttctctgccttgctgaaACTACAGGTTTCTTTCTCCTGGCtgcaatggcctatgaccgctgtGTGGCCATATGTAGGCCACTGCAGTACCACACCATGATGTCAAAGAAACTCTGCCTTCAGATGATAACAGGGGCCTACATAACTGGAAACATGCATGCCATGATTCAGGTAGGGTTTCTCTTTAGGTTAACTTTCTGTAGGTCTCACCAAATCAATCACTTCTTTTGTGATGTTCTTCCATTATACAGACTCTCCTGTGTTGACCCTTATATCAATGAAttgatgatatttattttttcagggtCATTTCAAATCCTCACTATGACAATAGTTATAATCTCTTATATTTTCATCCTTTTCACAGTTTTTCTAATGAAATCCAAAGAGGGAAGAGGCAAAGCCTTATCTACTTGTGCATCccactttctctctgtctcaatATTCtatggttctcttttctccatgtacATTCGACCAAGTTCAGTTAAAGAAGGGGATAAAGATatacttatttctgttttttatactTTAGTGATTCCTTTATTAAACCCTTTTATTTATAGTCTAAGAAATAAGGTAGTaataaatgttatgaaaaaaattataaaaaagatatcataa